The DNA region AGCAGGGACATTTTCCCAGTTTACCAGCCTGGCTGGGGAAGCGTGCGTCCAGACAATAGCGGTGAAACTCACGCTCGCTCATCGGCGGCTGATCGGGATGCTGCAGACGCATATGCTGCAGATATTTTTGATAATCCTGCACCCCGACCATTAAGCGAAAGCACTGTTGCAGACCGCGCC from Pantoea deleyi includes:
- a CDS encoding YbdD/YjiX family protein; the protein is MSDAIYQVRRPRGKWQIVRCHLTAAPSPQGFSWRGLWRGLQQCFRLMVGVQDYQKYLQHMRLQHPDQPPMSEREFHRYCLDARFPSQAGKLGKCPC